Below is a window of Xiphophorus maculatus strain JP 163 A chromosome 19, X_maculatus-5.0-male, whole genome shotgun sequence DNA.
AGTCTGGAACTCCAGGACGAGGGCAGCTGCCGTGCCGTTTGGCAGGAAGTACAGGCCTCCACTATGAGGCGCATGGCTCTCAGCATGTTTCTCTGCCAGCATCATATTCAGGCAGCTTTCAAAGACGCTGGGAGGGAAAGGGAAGGGGATGTTGCTACAGCAGAGATGAAGGGCATCAGTGGTTCCTGAGCACTGCCTGACAGATACCCAGTGCACCAGCTGCTCCACAAGGCAGACGTTATCCGTCACGACATCTTTATTTTCTGGTGTTGGAGCAGAGTAAAAGCTTTGGTTCTGAACCCTTCCACACAGATCTCTCAGCCAGACCTGAGCGTCCGGTCTGCTCATGTTAAAGTAAGGGTCAAAAACCAGGGAGCCGTTACTCTGTGGGTCAAAGTGATCTCCATTATCAGTCGGTTTGATGCCCCAAACGAGCAGAACAGTGATGGGTTTGTCCTCTCCATTCCTCTGCCtctcaaacataaacatgtggCGGTACTCTGCGTCGTACCTCTCAAAAGGGTGGCTGGAGCGGAACAGCTGGGCAACCCAGCTGTCCAGAGTGGGTAACCTCATGCCCGGGTCAACGCAGGACATGTACGTGCCCCCGGCAGCAAGAACTGCAAACCAGCACACCCAGATGTAGCGAAACTTCACGACCCCACAGGGTAGGATTTTCAGAAACAGCAGGTTTGAGGTGTCTGACAGGCCTCTTTTCAGTTCTCTCAGCTTCTGCACCATGCTGAAGATGCACCTCTTACGGGAACTCGTTTCCCAGAAGCCACCCAGGTTTTTGGAGCAGTGGGGCTTCCACGTTTGTACCACCACAGATGCAGAGGGTGCCTTCCTGGATCGCTCAAGCAAGATGAAAGAGCACGGTACCCACACTAACGCCAGCAGACAGCTGATTAAGGAAGCAGTCCCCAGATAAATAGAGAAACATCTAATTGCTGTGATGCTGCTTAGATAACCGGAGAAAAAAGCTGCACTGGAGGTCAAGCCTGAAGCTAAGATAATGTAGCCTATTTCCTGTAAGGCTCTGTTTACTCTCTTCTCCAGGGAGGCTGAAGGGTTTTGCGTTAGCTGCAGATTCCAGAAATCTGTAAAGATAAAAACCTGATTGGAGCAACTTCCTAAGAGAATCAGAGCTGCTGCCAGGTTGACCAAGGGGAAGAAAGTCAGGTGAAAAGCTACTTTGTAGAAGAAATACGAGGTCAGGAGTGAGGCTATGATTGCTAGAACAGATAATGCTACAATGAAGAAGGACTGGAGATATAAAACCATGGTGAACAAGAGGGATAAAACAGCGAGGACCGGGAACACCGAATCTCTCACCAAGTAATATCTGAACAGCGTCTTCTTGATACCAAAGTCTATCCCGGTTATGGTCGTGTTATTGTACGTCAGATCTCTTCCTTCAAGGCTGTTCATGTAGATCTCCATCATGTGCTCTCCTTTCTGGACGGGTAAGAACAGAAGGCTGTACTTCAGCGTCGGTATTTGGTATTCAACGGTCTGAGGGCCGAGAAAGTCTTTGTCAACGAGGAAGTGCAGGATCTGGAACACAATGCGGGATTGTTTACAGCGGGAGGGAACGGAGGAGCAGCCGCCATGCATGGGTCTCTCTGCACAGGCCGCGGTCAGATCTCCCCGGTGGTAGGATGGAGCACATTTCCGGAGAAGATTCAAAGACTCTGAGACCTGGTGTGGCAGAAGGATAACAGAAAATGAGACCAAGGAACAGGAACTCTAGGTGTTTATCCAGATAGATGCAGACTGTAGATATCTGGATGAGtgagctgcactgcaaaaacactaaatttgaCCAAGTATTTccgtctagtttctagtgcaaatatctcaaataagacaaagctaacttataagtaacttttcagcaagaaatatgagactgttttaagtcagtaatttcttAACATTGATCTAAACGTACTTGTtcaattggcagattatttcactcgaAAGATGGGAAATTTATCTTGTAATAACTGAACTGAACGGCCAATGGAACTGGTACTTTTAGATCAAtatcaagaaattatttacttaaaacaagctcctttattgtgctgaaaagttacttgcaagttagttctgtcttaCTTGAAGTGTAAtaagaaatttgcactaaaaactaggcAAAAATACTAGCTTCtttcacttatttaaaaagaaaaatcctaatttccaaactacattttgtattaaatcaagttattttttatcacaGATTACAATTTGTCTGACAATCTGAGACATTTAGGTGTCAGTTTACATCTGGAACAAGTcaaatttcagtttcagttccTTTTGGGCAACAATATAAAACAGCTCAGCTCCAACTCCTTGATTagagttataaaaataaaaatctagcaCTGAAAAAAAACTCCCTTGGCAATGATAAAGGTTGTTAACTACAGCCTGACATAAACGATTCCTGATAAAACAGTGGAATCTGGCACAATTTAGCAGGAGCTAGACTCCAAACTCTATTATGAATTCAGACTTTTTGGAAAATCCATAACTGACCTTCTCAATTTGCCAATCCAAACAACTGCAGCGTGTAAGATTATGGTGAGATCGAATTAGCTGGGAGCtgataacataaagctacagtGCCTGTTGTGaggtaaggctgaggcagcaggaGGCATTGGAGAGAACCGCCAAGTAATTCCCCAAAGACCAGCTTGGACAGCAGCCGCTTCTCAGCGTTCCCTCCGCTTCCATGGTCTCAGGCTGCTGGCACAGGTCCTGGAACTGAGCCTGGGACCGAATCTGATTCACAaggagagcaaaaaaaaaaaaaaaaggtttctgaaCTCATGCCCGCTTCTGAAACTAATTCACAGACAAGAAATTAATCTCCCATGAGATTCGGTAGAGTCAATCTACTGTAGAGCAGGCTTAAAATACTACGTCACTTAATCATtcgaggcgccatgatggacgaAATATTGAGCAGAgcaactgaaattgttttccaaagttgttttatttatttgcgacttttatttgtttgagtcgagctaatttgtctgtgaacatAACACACCTGATCTGGGCTGATAGACGGCGgtagctagcttagaaaccaaCTCATACCTCCTTCCTTTGACGTGTTAATCAACTTACCGACTTTCCGActtgaattcacaccacatgatttatatcactgtCATAAACGGCGTTTCCCTTTACTCCGAAGAAGCcttaaaaacgtacaaaagacaaaatgctaaccagttttttccCATACATGCTCGGCGACATGACGGTGCGGcactgtttccatggttaccagtGGTTAGACACCTTCTCCATAATGGATATTGGATATCatctttctaatcatacttaCTTACAAAGTATGTGAACGTTAATCTTCTTACTCTGTAAAAAGTGTTGGCTGCAAATCCGCGATTACACGGAGCAGTCAGTCATTATAATAGCAGTTATTATGATTGACAGCTGCTGTCCATCGCCATGTCGTTCCTCATTAAAGGTTACAATAAAATGATGAGTTAGGTATTCACCCTCGACCGCGCAGCATCCTATGaccattttaaaagtgaaaacaactaaataaaagcgaCAATAGGTCACAAATGTCCGTTTATTGGAGCCCATTGGCTGTTTTAGCGTCCATCATGGCGGAGCGGGCGGGGTTCTGAAGAGCGTTACGTCACGTTAAGGGTCAACAGATTACAGTGAAGACTGtcaaacagataaaaagtgACATTGATAGAGGTTGGGATCTAGAAGCCAGGAGTGAGCTAACCCTGGATTGCTCCATCTCACACATGGCGTGGATGGCCTTCTGGCTCCAGAGACTGGCTGAGTTTTCGGATCGAAACACCAGCTGGGCGTATTGCTGGCCTGCACAGAGAGAAGCAGATGGCGTCAGGCTGCGAGAGTAAGATGACCGGCGGTGAATCATGTGATTCAAGGGATGGTTAGCAAACGTCAAAGtgggttaaaaagaaaaagaaaagcttgtgAATTGTGCTGAGGTATGATAGATGGGGATGAAAGACGGCAATCACCACATTTTGTGCCAAACAAAAATCAGGCTAATAAATCTACTGAGGGAGATTTCtgtgtttcattaaaaacataaaagttaaaCCTTTAACAGAGATTGGCTTTCCACATAAAGCCACATATAAAACTGCTTCTTCTGAACTACCAAACCACATCACAAAACTTGGTATTTTCATGATGCATGATGTAGTCAGGGATCTTTTACGTATTCCTAGTCCAAGATATAGCAGGTTTTGTCTGGTTTAAAGATGTTTCCTTGAACAGATTAGGATAGGTTTATGGTCTACACCAgcggtgtccaaagtgcggcccagGTGGCCATTTCTGGGCCTTTTACTGATTTTGTGCGGCTCCCAACTGCAATTCAAAAAGATGGAGGGTTTTAATTTGTAATCGGGGTCAAAATTCTTActaacataattttcttacagaggaaaatgtaaagtacGAGACAAagtattcatgtttttaaaagcaagtTTCAAAggtaaacatttctgagttttaattggacatttactcatttttttatttacctacAATGGCCCTGAAGATATGGCTGTCGAAAAAATCCCTTCCAAGATTTGGATCTTCAATAAGAATCTGGCTACTTTATTTGCTTAGTTTTagttagcttttctttttattggccCTCTACTACTTTTGAGTCAACAATTTTGGCCCAcatggcaaaaagtttggacacccctgatctatacaaaatatgtttgtcacattttttgcacaaaatcattcttaatgagattttagtctggtaaTTTCTAACTTTTATGAGTTCCTCTCAAAATGAGCAGCTTCAGggtgtcttgtcactttaaatccaaataagttcTTCTGGCCATGTCACCAACttaatgtttacactcacatgtgaaaatggctgcaaacagatgcacaattataaaaccatatatctttgaaaagcagaaatggggcctcctgcacaaccaacagcaagtggtttctggatagtaagtcaacaacaaaatctttgtcttttctagcagccattgtacaacggtaaaaccagctgagcaAATATGCTGGAGTTCTTatagggttgctaggtgacaggtgGAACTCCACTGcagttgctaggtaatggcGCAGCGTGGTTGTGcaatcaggaggtttttaaaGCGGCCCACTTTCTAGACACcgtaaaacattaacttattgtcAAAGAACATCTGAGTGTTTTCTTTAAGGCGCTTcggctgtttttagaagtagcagaaacacaaatgaaagtataaaaacatgcaaaatgtgaattttgaataatgtgttctttaattaaataatcagGACTTCTTCACCTGGAGCATCACAGAGGAAAGTGTCCAGAGAAAAGTCAGCAGCCAGCATCCTCTTAATGCGACGACCTCTGGAGGCGAGCTGACTGCCATTACTGTCTCTGCTGACAGCGCCGGCCTTGGCAAAGCTGGAATGTCAGAAAACACGTCTGCTCTTACAAATGTAAATACATTATACtttaattttatgaataatCAATTCTGAATTAATGTACAGCCATAATAGGGAAAAGCAACTCATTAGTTTTGACCTGGAGGGTTTCATTGTTTCATGGTGGAATGATCACATAATAAGCAACTGCAATTAACGTTAAGAACAAGAATTGGTCACACAAGTAgtaatttattgtggatttttatgaAATCCTCACAGGGCCAAAATTATATACACATCCTCAATGTTTAAAGCTTCTGGTTTCACTCTGACTGGATATTTGACCAAGTTCATTGGCAGAACTGCCAGAGATCATTTAAATTGGTTGAGTCCAAAAGAAAGTTTGGATGTGtgtttcttatatttttaaagcCTTGGCACCAACATTAGTCCATAAATTTCCATCACACCTGATTTAGTGATTCTAAACTTAGCTTATTTGGGGGATCAACGTCCTGTTGGTACACCAGGATCAACAGTTAAATCTCTATTTTCATTGTTCTGTCCACTTTTTGCAATTCATCAGTTTATCTGCCAGTAAAACAGCCCAGAGCATTAAGCTGCCACCACTGAGCTTGGCAGTTGGTATTAAGGACTGAGAGCCTCACCGTGACTtcttcaaacatatttcttgtaatttcttGCCAGCCATAGTAATCTTTTTCTCCTCTGACCATGTGGTTTAACCAAAGTGGTGATTAACCTGCTTCACTGGACAGTAGCACTGGTACTCCAGATGTTTTCAGTTAAGCTTTGACCATTCCTGGTTGTTCTTGAACTAAAGATACAAACAATTAATCCACTTTACGCCTAATGGTTTAATAGATTAAAAGTAGTTCCAATTGAATAACTAATAACGTCAACTTACACCATCTTTtatttagtgttgtagtttagccgccatccagcagagggcccCGCTGGTCATCTTCAAGCGGAACCAGCGaaatagaaacaaagatggcggcgggaCATGCCAAAAGAAACGGTCCAAACGGAGTCCGTAGTGGGATTGAAATGTACTTTATGCGGTTATgtgttgaaatataaacactcgtCAAGTTCCTAAAGTTTGACATGACGGAAAAATCATGGCGTCAATAAACACGGTTGATTTTGATGGCTGTGGTGAGTTAATACACTTCATGGAGAAAAGTTTTAGCTTTCTTTCAAGAGCAACCAGACTATTTCTGTTTAAACATCTCTCTCTTCACGGGGAATTATGTGTTTcacatgttgttgttttcatcttttacttttctgttcAGAAACTCACGAGGttcctgttttttgttatatatagatatataaatacgttcagaaatgagagaaaaccagaattttctgtttattcagcaATTAATATAGCTGGCGCAAAATATGttacagttattattatttttatttttttgtcagcatAATATGAACAAATACAGGCAAATATGTTATGCAAAGATGGTTGACCTtcttaaaataagagaaaactcaggtttttaagaaGATGGCCTcttatcaattaattgttaatcaatcaattcaattcaaaaatactttattgatcctaaagggaaattaaatgttgtggttactcatattaattcaaattcttcataGTTATTGTGTGTAGTGATAGCTGGTAGCAGAAAAgatttcctgtagcagtctgtattacagcaaatttgaagatccctctgactgaagacaatGTGTGTGTTGTCCATAGTTgatcaactttagattaacttaTTAAACAATAGCTTGCATGTAGGCCTGTTACAACAAACAATAAGTAAATTAATTGTATGATTAATTAAAGGGAGCTCAATAATTccaatttacataatttttcttttttgtctttctaccaaaaactggatgatgaaagtcttcagtctggtactTTGGTCTGAACTAaccctttttttgaaggacaattttgtttacagagacaaaataatttactttatttgatgtttctgttgttttgtttatttttttatatttaaaatgtctcccagttccagtgttaaatgttcattagaatttgaagtttatttatctttaagaATGCGTTCTTACATTATTATGCCGTCGCCATtagattatttgaaaatggtctcaacaCAACAGTAGTATTGTTTGTCGCAACAAATTCTGGGAAAATTTATCATCCTaaaaaatttgttatcgtgacaggccaaGACGCTTACCTAATCCAAACCAATTTTCTTCCACATGAGAGAAGTTTGCTTGTTTTGGACTAGATAAATCAGGCTAACATTTAGCATCTGCAATGGCCTGGACCTCAACCATACAGTATAAAGAAACTCTGCCGGTGTGACCTGGAAAAGCGTTAAAATATCCAACCGAATGGTTTACAGAAACGTCTCATTATACTCTCGGCTGACCTTTTGCTGAGCTGCTGTGGCTCGGCAGAAAGAGTTTTTCCCGGGCCggtttcctgctgcagcttggACAAGCTGGACAGCCGAACTCCGATGTACGTTCCCCGCGGCTGGAAACCCTGAGACGTTCAGAGCACAATGATTCACTCAGAAACAAAGATAGTTATGAGGAAAGGATGCTGCAGAGGGCAGAGTACACAACTCAACTTTTACTCAAGTTAGAGTGGCActtcttcaacatatttttacaaaagtaaaaagtagccatccatgAAATTACTCAGGAGTAAAACGTATTTGGTAAAAGGTCTACACAAgaactgagtaactgatcaaattatcagtcatttaatattttaaaaattacatcagatggaccaaaatataaagttaagtggaaattttagtattttaaggaccaaaatgacaataattcagataagtaacaaaaaatagcaaaatcaggcaaaagaaaatgtctccaaatcagtttctttcaataaaaaacttagaaaacttttaacaaaaactgcaggtgtgtgtctgtgtctggtgaatttttttggttaaaacgtttatttttcatatcagtggacagaaaatccagaaattttatccaagagtagaaatacatcataataaagttactcaagtaaaaatattcctaaaagtaaatttttgctCTCAGAGTGttgcatattaaatatttttcttggttTGCTCACATTTTACTTTCAATATCAATTAGTGTTTACTACTAggataatttaaattaaatgtgagaCTGAACTGACTGGaaacagtcattaaaaataaccaGAAGTTTCTGTTGTAGGTTTGACGTAAAGTGTGAAATCAGATGAGTTGAGGTGAGATTTTAATAACAAATCCTGCTGACTCAGTGCATCTCATTTACTCACCAGGAGCGGATCAGAGAAGTCTGGCAGAGACCCAATGAAGAGTCCAGCCAGTGACAATCCCAGCAGCAGGATGGCACAAACCAGCAGCACCAGTAACGGTCGGTCCACTAACAGCTGGGAAtacctgcaaaaacagaaataaaataagaaactaaacagcaatcaaataaatatttacaaataagagaagaaaaataagaaatgatgAATCCTACAATGGGATTTAATACTCACTTTCTAATGATGAAGTAAAGTCCTCTAGTCCTGTAAACAATTATAATGTAATATTAATAACAGAACATAATTATGACAGAAATGATCTACTTGTTGTCTAACATTTGAATTAtaatattgatataaaaaaaactaattctaCTGGAATATTTCTTCACTAATGACACATTTTCCCATTATAAGTGGTATAATCTGccattttttgtcaatattaaggaactgacttctatatcttgctgaaaagttctgtgtaagttagttttatcttattttaagtgtacttagatattttcactagaaactagaccaaaatacttgttaatgttttgtgtttttgcagtgttgatcATATGATTCCttgtataataatttaaaacaaatgaagggAGAATGTCACAATAACTGcacctaaaaatgtttaaaagttaatttaaacaCTTATGCCGTTTTatacaatgttagaaatacattagTAGATGCAAATAATCAATTATTCCTTTCttaagaaaaaatctttttatattttttattccgTTAGTGAACGTTTGATCATTTGTTGCAAAGgaagcatctgcagctaaaaaaaatacttgtataacatcaacattttaaaaattcaatcGTTTTCAATCAACTTAACATCAATATGGTATAGGAATAACAAAGCATTTAATAATGGTATGTCAAAAAGTGcttaatatttcttttctttttttctttttttttacagaatttgaattGTGTGAAGCTAAAACTCGGGACACTTGAGGTGTTTTgggtaaaattaatttttttttttttttacaaatcttatatttttttgtacaaattgcCATACTGCTCTGAATTTTGTTGTTCTAAACAGTCAGTACTTTTATGACTGtttatactccagttaatgattaaattactaaattagttaagGATTGTTACAATAACCGATTCTTAATCCAATTACCGAATTTTCcagactatagagcgcacctcactataagccgcacccacaaagtttttttaaaaacctggaaacgtacatatatgagccgcaccgggctataagccgctgATATCTCTGCTGCTCTCCGTTTTCCaccttaataaatctgc
It encodes the following:
- the disp2 gene encoding protein dispatched homolog 2; this encodes MEARSMIGESADATVVDDSPTEEKEIQQTAQSYIPVVSLCPPDGSVEAQLTVIPFAEELCDSCSSLGKPSSSFQLYHQVPQPLQTGACHLPCHHKCPHCSRHGPVKARCCHSNAACPHADGGLAVKPGHSCGSAQQASCHGSARCHWLHGSNETRTKPKQRHVVSVRTRGLYFIIRKYSQLLVDRPLLVLLVCAILLLGLSLAGLFIGSLPDFSDPLLGFQPRGTYIGVRLSSLSKLQQETGPGKTLSAEPQQLSKSFAKAGAVSRDSNGSQLASRGRRIKRMLAADFSLDTFLCDAPGQQYAQLVFRSENSASLWSQKAIHAMCEMEQSRIRSQAQFQDLCQQPETMEAEGTLRSGCCPSWSLGNYLAVLSNASCCLSLTSQQVSESLNLLRKCAPSYHRGDLTAACAERPMHGGCSSVPSRCKQSRIVFQILHFLVDKDFLGPQTVEYQIPTLKYSLLFLPVQKGEHMMEIYMNSLEGRDLTYNNTTITGIDFGIKKTLFRYYLVRDSVFPVLAVLSLLFTMVLYLQSFFIVALSVLAIIASLLTSYFFYKVAFHLTFFPLVNLAAALILLGSCSNQVFIFTDFWNLQLTQNPSASLEKRVNRALQEIGYIILASGLTSSAAFFSGYLSSITAIRCFSIYLGTASLISCLLALVWVPCSFILLERSRKAPSASVVVQTWKPHCSKNLGGFWETSSRKRCIFSMVQKLRELKRGLSDTSNLLFLKILPCGVVKFRYIWVCWFAVLAAGGTYMSCVDPGMRLPTLDSWVAQLFRSSHPFERYDAEYRHMFMFERQRNGEDKPITVLLVWGIKPTDNGDHFDPQSNGSLVFDPYFNMSRPDAQVWLRDLCGRVQNQSFYSAPTPENKDVVTDNVCLVEQLVHWVSVRQCSGTTDALHLCCSNIPFPFPPSVFESCLNMMLAEKHAESHAPHSGGLYFLPNGTAAALVLEFQTTYLYSFNFSRTRGFYREILTWFNKEMSGAPQGLENGWFISQLSLFDLQQSLSSETLVVAGFSVALTFILLLLTTWNIPLSLYATVAVGGSVFVTVGLLVLLEWQLSGLEALLISSAAGLSVDFVANFSISYSLAPHSDKIGKVAHSTKRMGCPVAIVSGAFFFMGIVMLPATALHFRKIGIFLFLVKCVACGFATFFFQSLCCFCGPQRNCGRITLPCCLEDTDGVLTSCSEPGPSPAANGAFGRSRGRRSYDKEASGYLYPDHQRQHRHKQTGGGGGLHKGAEQYELQPLAYRLSDSFENSTCTSKLSNQPSVLSDEIEFCGVEVSKKDLDPAQPALQTSSPYRENTLRQAGQVQEDVATGNLLCKTCRGQSVVGKQWSNTSYSSSSSIEETIISHTMETTDQQSFWKDENTTKEGHNQHFQSQSSCEGLEDSCETCLTDIEAGSSNPQQADGETAAQLQPGHLNGKRDMLRLSLKETVYETKDRSSRSEEVVILPNSRPDLPDVWIKRDGQREDAC